One genomic segment of Theobroma cacao cultivar B97-61/B2 chromosome 6, Criollo_cocoa_genome_V2, whole genome shotgun sequence includes these proteins:
- the LOC108662430 gene encoding wiskott-Aldrich syndrome protein homolog 1-like yields the protein MSPRREQPPFTRSVGRGRGRFQRRQLGAIEEELTASTIRAAPAAEQTKTPPHPPPPLPLTSIPAMPLEAVQALAAFFTAIAGQAQAGQALPTVPLAAPSVPPSPPPVPPPVLDVSDSKKLKEARQHSCVSFMGESDATVAKEVVRMALRAEKLANENKSLRAELAKRRSLSVSSSQPPNRGKNSSVSGSSRRCRNCGNYHVGPCRGPARCFHCDQLGHIRRDCPQLGRATVAAPSPPAHTDIQRRDSSGLQPRQG from the coding sequence atgTCTCCTCGACGCGAACAACCACCTTTCACTAGATCAGTTGGaaggggaagaggtcgtttCCAACGTCGTCAGTTAGGTGCAATAGAGGAGGAATTGACTGCATCcaccattcgggcagcacctgctgctgaACAAACCAagactcctccacatcctccacctcctctACCACTTACTAGTATTCCTGCTATGCCTCTTGAGGCAGTTCAGGCATTAGCAGCCTTCTTTACTGCTATTGCTGGCCAGGCTCAAGCTGGTCAAGCTCTTCCTACAGTTCCTCTGGCTGCTCCTTCAGTACCACCATCCCCACCTCCTGTCCCACCACCAGTGCTGGATGTTTCTGATTCTAAGAAGCTTAAAGAGGCTAGGCAACATagttgtgtttcttttatggGTGAGTCGGACGCAACCGTGGCTAAAGAGGTGGTGCGAATGGCTTTAAGAGCCGAGAAGCTTGCGAATGAAAATAAGAGTCTGCGAGCTGAGTTAGCAAAAAGGAGAAGTCTAAGTgtatcttctagtcagccaccAAACAGGGGCAAAAACTCCTCTGTTTCAGGAAGTTCACGtagatgcagaaattgtgggaattatcatGTTGGGCCGTGCAGAGGGCCTGCACGATGTTTTCATTGTGATCAACTGGGTCACATTAGGAGAGATTGTCCACAGTTAGGACGGGCTACGGTAGCTGCtccatctccaccagctcATACGGATatacagaggagagattcctcTGGATTGCAACCGAGACAGggatga
- the LOC18595662 gene encoding protein STICHEL, producing MSDMRISDPSRLHLKKELTQIRKAARVLRDPGTTSSWKSPLSSSRSVAAAAAAAAAGSASTCSALRNNFDNESLNRPNGNAYLDSSQLPFRVESNGHGYKNNAINSNGIEKEKRVFLYNWKSQKSSSINVEDDDDDEDDDYDDDVDDDDGEQSSSWIQGSFDDNSLSDARNCGDSKSDTYLGESRSASMMFRCRDANLVSLVTPSTRRMLGPNKKNKKNSAHLDVLSRYEQNKSAVARNSVNSRKFLKAHPALALNLGRDDSVDQSDDTEDFSNSEDFRKISGPSPLLLKVKQKNWSHASSRLLKTGRKEDSSYSYSTPALSTSSYNRYFNQNPSTVGSWDATTISLNDGDDEVDDPLDLPGRQGCGIPCYWTKRTPKHRGVCGSCYSPSLSDTLRRKGSSILCGSQPVYHRHRHSSSLSNKQRIALRSAQGLLPLLSNSGDRRGGSSIGTRCSDDELSTNFGELDLEALSRLDGRRWSSSCRSQDGLEIVALTGEGEEEGTPENIKSLSQKYKPMFFDELIGQNIVVQSLMNAVSRGRIAPVYLFQGPRGTGKTSTAKIFAAALNCLATEGAKPCGYCRECAEFVSGKSRELWEVDSTNKKGIDGVRYLLKSLSKGLPSSSSRYKVFVIDECHLLPSKIWLALLKFLEDPPPRVVFVFITTDLDNVPRTVQSRCQKYLFNKIKDGDIMARLRKISTDEKLEVESDALDLIALNADGSLRDAETMLDQLSLLGKRITTSLVNELVGVVSDEKLLELLELAMSSDTAETVKRARELMDSGVDPMVLMSQLASLIMDIIAGTYNIVDSKYSHSFFGGRALSEAELERLKHALKLLSEAEKQLRVSSERSTWFTATLLQLGSLPSPDLTQSGSSRRQSSKTTEDDPSSTSWEATAYKQKSGIQYMPRKSTSPASLHKYVNGNSNHQGELLSRIDGYDSDLKPSQGRIMDGGALPAACDNNLSGNMILTCRNSEKLDEIWAKCIDKCHSKTLRQLLHAHGKLLSLAEVEGVLIAYLAFGDGDIKSRAERFLSSITNSIEIVMRRNVEVRIILLTNGEVSLNHANPAEKPESLQQAETAVEIEKERKAISKIVGDGFSSLNLHQESRKVSKESFSDLEGKLRGVQDYSNCSAQSIVRTPELLAEGNAEIGSSKESRQEIPMQRIESIIREQRLETAWLQVAEKGTPGSLSRLKPEKNQVLPQEVFRQSNLGSMNSSAFSSQQWEDELNHELKILKTNDGQGQAIQKDQMARRGDQYPMSPSLLHNSSLSKENLGYDSGSGNGGCSGLFCWNNTKPHRRAKVKGTPVRARRSGRFSLFGECGKSKKIENRRRRTGNQQI from the exons atgtcgGATATGAGAATATCTGATCCAAGCAGGCTGCACTTGAAGAAGGAGCTCACGCAAATCCGGAAAGCTGCCCGCGTTTTGCGGGATCCTGGTACCACTTCTTCTTGGAAGTCACCTCTCAGTTCCTCTAGATCTgtagcagcagcagcagcagcagcagcggCAGGTTCGGCTTCTACTTGTAGTGCTTTAAGAAACAATTTCGATAATGAAAGTTTAAATAGGCCAAATGGGAATGCTTATTTGGATTCATCTCAGTTACCCTTTAGAGTTGAAAGCAATGGCCATGGTTATAAAAACAATGCCATTAATAGTAATGGCATTGAGAAAGAGAAGAGGGTCTTCCTTTATAATTGGAAGAGTCagaaatcatcatcaataaatgtagaggatgatgatgatgatgaggatgatgattatgatgatgatgttgatgatgatgatggggaGCAGTCTTCTTCTTGGATTCAAGGCAGCTTTGATGATAATAGCTTGAGTGATGCTAGGAACTGTGGGGATTCAAAGAGTGATACCTATTTGGGTGAGAGTCGTTCTGCTTCAATGATGTTCCGGTGTAGAGATGCAAATCTCGTCTCATTAGTCACACCATCCACCAGAAGAATGTTGGGGCCcaacaaaaagaataagaaaaatagtgCCCATTTGGATGTTCTTTCTAGATATGAACAAAACAAGAGTGCTGTTGCTAGAAATTCAGtcaattcaagaaaatttctCAAGGCTCATCCTGCATTGGCTTTAAATTTAGGAAGGGATGATTCTGTGGATCAATCCGATGACACTGAAGATTTTAGTAATTCTGAGGATTTCCGCAAGATTTCGGGGCCATCCCCACTGCTTCTTAAAGTCAAGCAGAAGAACTGGTCACATGCATCCTCTAGATTGTTGAAAACTGGCAGAAAGGAGGATTCTTCTTATTCTTATAGCACCCCAGCTTTGTCAACTAGTTCTTACAATAGGTATTTTAACCAGAACCCAAGCACTGTTGGCTCGTGGGATGCAACCACGATTTCATTGAATGATGGGGATGACGAGGTGGATGATCCTTTGGATTTGCCAGGTCGGCAAGGTTGTGGGATTCCTTGCTATTGGACAAAGAGGACCCCAAAACATAGAGGGGTTTGTGGGAGTTGTTACTCTCCTTCCCTCTCTGATACTTTAAGGAGGAAAGGAAGTAGCATTCTCTGCGGAAGTCAGCCGGTGTACCATAGACATAGACATTCATCATCACTTTCCAATAAGCAGAGAATTGCTTTAAGAAGTGCTCAAGGTCTTCTCCCATTGCTCAGCAATAGTGGCGATAGGAGAGGAGGGTCATCCATTGGAACCAGGTGTAGTGATGATGAGCTCTCTACAAACTTTGGGGAGCTTGATTTGGAGGCCCTAAGTAGATTGGATGGAAGGAGATGGTCATCAAGCTGTAGGAGTCAAGATGGGCTAGAGATTGTAGCTCTTACAGGAGAAGGAGAAGAGGAGGGTACACCAGAAAATATTAAGAGCTTGAGCCAGAAATACAAACCAATGTTCTTTGATGAACTGATTGGGCAGAATATTGTGGTACAATCTCTTATGAATGCTGTTTCAAGGGGAAGGATAGCCCCTGTCTATCTTTTCCAAGGTCCCCGCGGGACTGGAAAAACATCAACAGCAAAAATTTTTGCTGCTGCTTTGAATTGTCTTGCTACCGAAGGTGCTAAACCTTGTGGGTACTGTAGAGAATGTGCTGAATTTGTTTCTGGGAAAAGCAGGGAGCTTTGGGAAGTTGATAGCACCaataaaaaaggaattgaTGGAGTTAGATACCTTTTGAAAAGCCTGTCAAAGGGGCTTCCATCAAGCTCATCGCGGTACAAGGTTTTTGTTATTGATGAGTGTCATTTGTTGCCTTCTAAGATCTGGCTGGCATTGCTtaaatttcttgaagatcCTCCACCACGTGTTGTATTCGTATTTATAACAACTGATCTTGACAATGTGCCACGTACTGTGCAATCACGATGTCAGAAATACCtcttcaacaaaataaaagatgGTGATATCATGGCAAGGTTGAGGAAGATCTCTACTGATGAGAAGCTTGAGGTTGAATCAGATGCCCTGGATTTAATTGCATTGAATGCAGATGGTTCACTTCGTGATGCAGAAACTATGCTAGACCAGCTAAGTTTGTTGGGTAAAAGAATCACTACATCTCTTGTCAATGAACTT GTAGGGGTTGTTTCAGATGAGAAGTTACTGGAACTTTTGGAATTAGCAATGTCATCTGACACAGCAGAAACAGTAAAAAGAGCTAGGGAATTGATGGACTCTGGGGTTGATCCAATGGTTTTGATGTCCCAACTGGCCAGCCTTATTATGGATATCATTGCTGGAACATACAATATTGTTGATTCTAAGTACAGCCACTCATTCTTTGGTGGACGAGCTT TGAGTGAAGCAGAACTGGAGAGATTAAAACATGCTTTGAAGCTTCTTTCAGAAGCTGAGAAACAACTAAGGGTTTCAAGTGAACGTTCAACATGGTTTACGGCAACTCTGCTCCAGCTTGGTTCCTTGCCTTCACCAGATCTCACTCAGTCAGGCAGCAGCCGGAGGCAGAGCTCTAAGACTACGGAGGATGACCCATCAAGCACTTCATGGGAAGCTACAGCTTACAAGCAAAAGTCAGGAATTCAGTATATGCCTCGGAAATCAACTTCTCCTGCATCCTTACACAAATATGTGAATGGGAATTCCAACcatcagggagaattattgtCAAGGATTGATGGTTATGATTCTGATCTTAAACCTTCACAAGGTCGAATTATGGATGGTGGTGCCTTACCTGCTGCATGTGACAATAATTTGAGTGGAAATATGATACTTACATGCAGAAATTCAGAAAAATTAGATGAAATCTGGGCAAAGTGTATTGACAAGTGCCACTCAAAGACATTGAGACAGCTGCTACATGCTCATGGGAAGCTTTTGTCTCTCGCTGAAGTAGAAG GTGTTCTAATTGCCTATCTTGCATTTGGGGATGGAGATATCAAGTCTAGGGCTGAAAGGTTTTTGAGCAGTATTACAAACTCTATTGAAATAGTGATGAGACGTAATGTAGAAGTTCGAATAATTCTCTTGACAAATGGTGAGGTTTCTTTAAACCATGCAAATCCAGCTGAAAAGCCGGAAAGTCTGCAGCAGGCTGAAACTGCTGTCGAAAttgagaaggaaagaaaggccATTTCTAAAATTGTGGGAGAtggtttttctagtttaaacTTACATCAGGAGTCACGAAAAGTATCCAAGGAAAGTTTTAGTGATTTGGAAGGTAAACTGAGAGGAGTACAAGATTATTCTAATTGCTCGGCACAATCCATTGTGCGAACACCTGAGTTATTAGCTGAAGGCAATGCTGAAATTGGCAGCTCAAAGGAGAGTAGACAAGAGATTCCGATGCAGAGAATTGAATCCATTATACGTGAGCAAAGGTTAGAAACTGCCTGGTTACAAGTTGCAGAGAAAGGCACTCCTGGATCATTGAGTCGGTTGAAGCCTGAAAAGAATCAGGTTCTGCCTCAAGAGGTCTTTCGTCAAAGTAATTTGGGATCAATGAATTCCTCAGCATTCTCCTCCCAGCAATGGGAGGATGAACTAAACCATgagcttaaaattttgaaaacaaatgatGGTCAAGGACAAGCGATTCAAAAGGACCAGATGGCTAGAAGGGGTGATCAATATCCCATGTCTCCCAGCTTGCTGCACAATAGCAGTTTAAGCAAAGAAAACCT TGGATATGATTCGGGGTCAGGAAATGGAGGATGCAGTGGGCTTTTCTGTTGGAACAACACCAAGCCTCATAGAAGGGCAAAG gTAAAGGGAACCCCTGTTCGAGCACGAAGAAGTGGACGATTTTCATTGTTTGGTGAGTGTgggaaatcaaagaaaattgaaaacagACGTAGAAG GACCGGAAACCAACAAATATAA